In one Maniola jurtina chromosome 13, ilManJurt1.1, whole genome shotgun sequence genomic region, the following are encoded:
- the LOC123871454 gene encoding uncharacterized protein LOC123871454 isoform X1: protein MSRSYVPTHEQIEILVDFIERKRWLATGHARTTHARQRTRTAWQDVAQKLNKVDCGCRKTWQQWAKYWKDKKGAIKRKVALMRANNKTQTGDDGEEEVITLSSMEKRMVALLGGKILVRRNNEEENDPFANFNLGDHHEGTKPFNTTFVNDTPPGGSDRTDCEQNTRNSEELRDEKPSLRRNSMRHDPSDTSIPRQRRLMTPPSPHRQCQMVDFSERIIAIEERRVETERIIAQSQQELVGVLRQMSEAWTLQSAAIKDLVSKLIDK from the exons ATGTCAAGGAGCTATGTGCCTACTCATGAACAAATAGAAATATTAGTTGACTTCATAGAAAGGAAACGCTGGCTCGCCACAGGACACGCCAGAACGACCCATGCCAGACAGCGCACACGAACTGCCTGGCAAGATGTAGCTCAAAAGCTGAACAAAGTGGATTGCGGATGTCGAAAAACATGGCAGCAATGGGCAAAG TATTGGAAAGACAAAAAGGGagctataaaaagaaaagtggcACTAATGAGGGCCAACAATAAAACACAGACTGGAGATGACGGAGAAGAAGAAGTGATCACTCTTTCTTCGATGGAGAAACGTATGGTTGCCTTGCTAGGAGGAAAAATTTTAGTAAGACGAAACAATGAAGAAGAAAATGATCCATTTGCT AATTTCAACCTTGGAGATCATCATGAAGGGACCAAGCCTTTTAATACAACCTTTGTAAAT GATACGCCGCCAGGTGGGTCTGATAGAACAGATTGTGAGCAAAACACACGTAACAGCGAAGAATTG CGAGACGAGAAACCATCTTTACGAAGAAATTCTATGAGACATGATCCTAGTGATACATCCA TTCCTCGTCAACGTCGGTTGATGACACCTCCATCACCTCACAGACAATGCCAGATGGTGGATTTCAGCGAAAGAATCATCGCAATTGAAGAAAGGCGGGTTGAGACGGAACGAATCATAGCCCAGTCTCAGCAAGAATTAGTGGGTGTGCTCCGACAAATGAGTGAAGCGTGGACGTTACAAAGTGCGGCAATAAAAGATCTAGTTTCTAaattaattgataaataa
- the LOC123871454 gene encoding uncharacterized protein LOC123871454 isoform X2, with the protein MSRSYVPTHEQIEILVDFIERKRWLATGHARTTHARQRTRTAWQDVAQKLNKVDCGCRKTWQQWAKYWKDKKGAIKRKVALMRANNKTQTGDDGEEEVITLSSMEKRMVALLGGKILVRRNNEEENDPFADTPPGGSDRTDCEQNTRNSEELRDEKPSLRRNSMRHDPSDTSIPRQRRLMTPPSPHRQCQMVDFSERIIAIEERRVETERIIAQSQQELVGVLRQMSEAWTLQSAAIKDLVSKLIDK; encoded by the exons ATGTCAAGGAGCTATGTGCCTACTCATGAACAAATAGAAATATTAGTTGACTTCATAGAAAGGAAACGCTGGCTCGCCACAGGACACGCCAGAACGACCCATGCCAGACAGCGCACACGAACTGCCTGGCAAGATGTAGCTCAAAAGCTGAACAAAGTGGATTGCGGATGTCGAAAAACATGGCAGCAATGGGCAAAG TATTGGAAAGACAAAAAGGGagctataaaaagaaaagtggcACTAATGAGGGCCAACAATAAAACACAGACTGGAGATGACGGAGAAGAAGAAGTGATCACTCTTTCTTCGATGGAGAAACGTATGGTTGCCTTGCTAGGAGGAAAAATTTTAGTAAGACGAAACAATGAAGAAGAAAATGATCCATTTGCT GATACGCCGCCAGGTGGGTCTGATAGAACAGATTGTGAGCAAAACACACGTAACAGCGAAGAATTG CGAGACGAGAAACCATCTTTACGAAGAAATTCTATGAGACATGATCCTAGTGATACATCCA TTCCTCGTCAACGTCGGTTGATGACACCTCCATCACCTCACAGACAATGCCAGATGGTGGATTTCAGCGAAAGAATCATCGCAATTGAAGAAAGGCGGGTTGAGACGGAACGAATCATAGCCCAGTCTCAGCAAGAATTAGTGGGTGTGCTCCGACAAATGAGTGAAGCGTGGACGTTACAAAGTGCGGCAATAAAAGATCTAGTTTCTAaattaattgataaataa